The following are encoded together in the Fusarium keratoplasticum isolate Fu6.1 chromosome 1, whole genome shotgun sequence genome:
- a CDS encoding Cyclin N-terminal domain-containing protein, giving the protein MAYSHDDGSFFVESDDHHPRISTQETIKMLARQRQDMIAGELSRLAADEYLEDIMRHLRRMEEETLPDASLIDMQREIQWFMRPYLIDFLIEAHAAFALLPETLFLTVNLLDRYCSKRVVYKQHYQLVGCAALLIAAKYGDKKDRVPQIHELNNMCCGLYDAGMFTQMEMHVLNTLDWTIGHPTVDLFAQLMVTEEGDDQEVEHMAAYLCEIALYYRDFVSTKPSMMARSSLALARAILARPEVNDGEWDHTENMTLLTLSHHLHQPSATLARKYSTPSYSRVSQKLAEFMAEQADLARRAANPTTPHAEPINKHTSNIYSTPQKGHSATMGFDGYLTPPITPDSNSLMSNNHNIAKDCYGLPPRCPVTPTPHHHASAYGQQQQYNGFVNQHGMNQ; this is encoded by the exons ATGGCTTACTCTCACGATGACGGCTCCTTCTTCGTCGAGTCCGATGACCATCACCCGAGAATCTCTACTCAGGAGACAATCAAGATGCTCGCCCGCCAGCGCCAAGATATGATTGCCGGCGAGCTCTCCCGGTTAGCGGCCGACGAGTACCTCGAGGATATCATGCGGCACTTGCGACGGATGGAG GAAGAGACTCTCCCCGATGCTTCCCTCATTGACATGCAGCGCGAGATCCAGTGGTTTATGAGGCCCTACCTCATCGACTTCCTCATCGAGGCCCACGCCGCCTTCGCCCTCTTGCCCGAGACCCTGTTCCTCAccgtcaacctcctcgaccggtACTGCTCCAAGCGAGTGGTTTACAAGCAACATTACCAGCTTGTTGGATGTgccgccctcctcatcgctgcCAAGTATGGTGACAAGAAGGATAGGGTGCCTCAGATTCACGAGCTTAACAACATGTGCTGCGGACTCTACGATGCTGGAATGTTTACTCAGATGGAGATGCATGTTCTGAACACTCTCGACTGGACCATAGGACACCCCACTGTCGACCTGTTTGCTCAACTCATGGTGAcggaggagggagacgacCAGGAGGTTGAGCACATGGCTGCCTACCTCTGCGAGATCGCCCTGTACTACCGCGACTTTGTCTCTACCAAGCCCTCGATGATGGCTCGATCTTCTCTCGCCCTCGCGCGTGCCATCCTCGCCCGACCCGAAGTCAACGACGGAGAGTGGGATCACACAGAGAACATGACGCTGCTGACACTGTCGCACCACCTCCACCAGCCCTCGGCCACCCTCGCCCGCAAGTACTCGACCCCCAGCTACTCTCGAGTGTCTCAGAAGCTCGCCGAGTTCATGGCTGAGCAGGCCGACCTCGCGCGTCGAGCTGCGAATCCCACCACACCGCACGCCGAGCCCATCAACAAGCACACCAGCAACATCTACAGCACACCCCAAAAAGGCCACAGCGCCACGATGGGGTTTGATGGATACCTGACTCCCCCTATCACCCCTGATAGCAACTCATTAATGAGCAACAACCACAACATAGCCAAGGACTGCTACGGCCTGCCCCCTCGGTGCCCGGTAACACCAACCCCTCACCACCACGCCTCGGCGTAtgggcaacaacaacaatatAACGGCTTCGTGAACCAACACGGCATGAACCAATAA